One region of Cobetia sp. cqz5-12 genomic DNA includes:
- the tmk gene encoding dTMP kinase, producing MSSRPSASSTTSSRHAASAAATRASAGGRFITLEGGEGVGKSTNVAFVVAELEAHGLEVVRTREPGGSERAEAIRQLLLDPAPAESLSDDAELLLMFAARAQHLAATIRPALARGAWVVCDRFTDATFAYQGGGRNLPLADISALESLVQKGLQPDLTLLLDMPVEAARGRLAARRAETGEGADRIEQEAEQFFEAVRVGYHMRRDADPERFATIDAGQSLEAVQADIAAVLAARVAAWQANTPTDEQP from the coding sequence ATGTCTTCACGTCCGAGCGCATCAAGCACGACGTCTTCTCGCCACGCCGCCAGCGCGGCGGCCACCCGGGCCTCGGCCGGTGGTCGCTTCATCACGCTGGAAGGCGGTGAAGGCGTCGGCAAGAGCACCAATGTCGCCTTCGTGGTCGCCGAGCTCGAGGCGCATGGCCTCGAGGTCGTGCGCACGCGTGAGCCGGGTGGCAGCGAGCGAGCGGAAGCCATTCGCCAGTTGCTGCTGGACCCGGCGCCGGCCGAGTCGCTGAGTGATGATGCCGAACTACTGTTGATGTTCGCCGCGCGTGCCCAGCATCTGGCCGCGACCATTCGCCCGGCGCTGGCGCGCGGCGCCTGGGTGGTGTGCGATCGCTTCACCGACGCGACCTTTGCCTACCAGGGCGGTGGCCGCAACCTGCCACTGGCCGATATCTCGGCGCTGGAATCCCTGGTGCAGAAAGGCTTGCAGCCGGATCTGACCCTGCTGCTGGACATGCCGGTCGAGGCGGCACGTGGCCGTCTGGCCGCTCGTCGCGCCGAGACCGGTGAAGGCGCCGACCGCATCGAGCAGGAAGCCGAGCAGTTCTTCGAGGCGGTGCGTGTCGGCTATCACATGCGTCGTGATGCCGACCCCGAGCGCTTTGCCACCATCGATGCCGGTCAGTCGCTCGAGGCCGTGCAGGCCGATATCGCGGCGGTACTGGCAGCTCGGGTGGCGGCCTGGCAGGCGAACACTCCCACGGATGAACAGCCATGA
- a CDS encoding DNA polymerase III subunit delta', producing the protein MSASGVSSGVTLSSFSPLPWQHSLWQHFTAVHDNGRLPHAVMLSGPSGLGKHELADAMIARVLCRTAQGKPGAAACGECHGCHMLAAGHHPDLMAVAPQDVGKMIRIDPIREVNRFVSQTAQQGGYRVIRLQPAESMNIASANALLKSLEEPGANTLFILLSDMPSRVLPTIRSRCQQWPLVIPPAEESLPWLTQQLGEDAQALLRMAGGLPQLAVRLGEAEQRQLRQALRELFDALVRGGEPVAEAWRLERQPLAQVLWYGIAWLEDLIRMGLSGNAGDLRDPSLEPLLRQAVKNGRTQDWFKLLDFAREQRRLLAAGGNPNPQLVLEAWLVRWAALLRS; encoded by the coding sequence ATGAGTGCTTCAGGCGTCAGCAGTGGTGTCACGCTTTCGAGCTTCTCGCCGCTGCCGTGGCAGCATTCGCTCTGGCAACACTTCACCGCGGTGCACGACAACGGTCGCCTGCCGCATGCGGTGATGCTCAGCGGGCCATCGGGGCTTGGCAAGCATGAGCTGGCCGATGCGATGATCGCTCGCGTGCTGTGTCGCACCGCCCAGGGCAAGCCCGGTGCGGCGGCCTGTGGCGAGTGTCATGGCTGTCATATGCTGGCGGCGGGGCATCACCCTGATCTGATGGCGGTCGCACCGCAGGATGTCGGCAAGATGATCCGCATCGACCCGATCCGTGAGGTCAACCGCTTCGTCTCCCAGACGGCCCAGCAGGGCGGCTACCGCGTCATCCGGCTGCAACCGGCCGAATCGATGAACATCGCCTCGGCCAATGCCTTGCTCAAGAGCCTCGAGGAGCCCGGCGCCAATACGCTGTTCATTCTGCTCAGCGACATGCCGTCACGGGTGCTGCCGACCATTCGCTCGCGTTGTCAGCAATGGCCGCTGGTGATTCCGCCGGCCGAAGAGAGCCTGCCGTGGCTAACGCAGCAGCTGGGCGAGGATGCTCAGGCCCTGCTGCGCATGGCGGGTGGACTGCCACAGCTGGCGGTGCGTCTTGGCGAGGCGGAGCAGCGTCAGCTGCGTCAGGCCTTGCGCGAGCTGTTCGATGCGCTGGTGCGCGGTGGTGAGCCGGTGGCCGAGGCGTGGCGACTGGAGCGCCAACCGCTGGCGCAGGTGCTGTGGTACGGTATTGCCTGGCTGGAAGACCTGATCCGCATGGGCCTGTCCGGCAATGCCGGCGACCTGCGTGACCCCAGTCTCGAGCCGCTGTTGAGGCAGGCGGTCAAGAATGGTCGCACCCAGGACTGGTTCAAGCTGCTGGACTTCGCACGCGAGCAGCGCCGCCTGCTGGCCGCGGGCGGCAACCCCAACCCTCAGCTGGTGCTGGAAGCCTGGCTGGTGCGTTGGGCCGCCTTGCTGCGCTCCTGA
- a CDS encoding PilZ domain-containing protein codes for MDTAPQQGQKALSLTIRDQKTLLAAYMSTLVRGGIFVPTTERYTMGQEVYLLLTLPEESERIPVTGRVVWISPQGVSGRRTAGIGIHFSEEDRQVRDHIENHLAGMLGKGHATYTL; via the coding sequence ATGGATACCGCTCCACAGCAAGGCCAGAAGGCGCTTTCGCTGACCATTCGTGATCAGAAGACCCTGTTGGCCGCCTACATGTCGACCCTCGTGCGCGGCGGCATCTTCGTGCCGACCACCGAGCGCTACACCATGGGCCAGGAAGTCTATCTGCTGCTGACCCTGCCTGAGGAATCCGAGCGCATTCCGGTCACCGGGCGCGTGGTATGGATTTCCCCGCAGGGCGTCAGTGGCCGGCGTACTGCCGGCATCGGCATCCACTTCAGTGAAGAGGACCGCCAGGTGCGCGATCATATCGAGAACCACCTGGCCGGCATGCTCGGCAAGGGTCACGCGACCTATACGCTGTAG
- a CDS encoding TatD family hydrolase: MFVDSHCHLDRLKLEEHGGSLEDVLDAARARHVHQFLAIAVTLDDVPEISAIAQQHEDVVISAGVHPLHQVDPEPTVEDIKKCAERFGAVAIGETGLDYHYESVSRELQYERFTRHLIAARELELPVIIHTREAREDTLALIKQHTDPAVGGVLHCFTEDLDMARVAVGHGFMVSISGIVTFRNAEHVRELARAIPLDRLLIETDSPYLAPVPYRGTSNVPGNVVEVAECIAAERGITVDELAMQTTANFYRLFRAAAPEAPDNVREALASSGMLID, encoded by the coding sequence ATGTTTGTCGATTCGCATTGCCACCTTGATCGTCTGAAACTGGAAGAGCACGGCGGCAGCCTCGAGGACGTGCTGGACGCCGCGCGCGCCCGTCACGTGCACCAGTTCCTCGCCATTGCCGTCACGCTCGACGATGTGCCCGAGATCTCGGCCATCGCCCAGCAGCATGAGGATGTGGTGATTTCCGCCGGGGTGCATCCGCTGCATCAGGTCGACCCGGAACCCACGGTCGAGGACATCAAGAAGTGCGCCGAGCGCTTCGGCGCGGTGGCCATCGGCGAGACCGGCCTCGACTATCACTACGAGAGCGTCAGCCGCGAGCTGCAGTACGAGCGCTTCACGCGCCATCTGATCGCCGCGCGTGAGCTCGAGTTGCCGGTCATCATCCACACCCGCGAGGCGCGGGAAGATACCCTGGCGTTGATCAAGCAGCACACGGACCCCGCTGTCGGTGGCGTGCTGCACTGCTTCACCGAAGATCTCGATATGGCGCGCGTCGCGGTGGGCCACGGCTTCATGGTCTCCATCTCCGGTATCGTCACCTTCCGCAACGCCGAACACGTCCGCGAGCTGGCGCGTGCCATCCCGCTGGACCGCCTGCTGATCGAGACCGACAGCCCCTATCTGGCACCGGTGCCATACCGCGGTACTTCCAACGTGCCGGGCAATGTGGTCGAGGTGGCCGAATGTATCGCCGCCGAGCGCGGCATCACCGTCGATGAGCTGGCGATGCAGACCACCGCCAACTTCTATCGCCTGTTCCGCGCTGCCGCGCCGGAAGCACCGGACAACGTTCGCGAAGCGCTGGCCAGCAGCGGCATGCTCATCGACTGA
- a CDS encoding DUF1285 domain-containing protein, translating into MNPAAILTQLGDKATSGKALPPVDQWHPAHCGEMDLVIRADGRWMHEGTPIGRARLVHMLSRVMRLESDGSYCLVTPAEKVTIQVEDRPFLAVDCSRVESDPAPTEPGQTEFEQTGPGQTEPQPDVWQLVTDQGDVVRLEGDSCLTLSETPDGLWLPEVPVRFGLAARLHRNLYYRLLESAETHEQEDGSLTLGFMSGGRFQILGQLAADELEV; encoded by the coding sequence ATGAATCCAGCCGCCATCCTCACCCAGCTGGGCGACAAGGCCACCAGCGGCAAGGCTTTGCCACCGGTGGATCAATGGCACCCGGCGCATTGTGGCGAGATGGACCTCGTCATCCGCGCCGACGGGCGCTGGATGCACGAGGGCACGCCGATCGGTCGCGCGCGCCTAGTGCACATGCTGTCGCGGGTCATGCGTCTTGAGTCTGATGGCAGCTACTGCCTGGTCACGCCGGCGGAGAAGGTCACCATCCAGGTCGAGGACCGCCCCTTCCTGGCGGTGGACTGCTCCCGCGTCGAGAGCGATCCTGCGCCGACTGAGCCCGGTCAGACAGAGTTCGAGCAGACAGGGCCCGGACAGACAGAGCCTCAGCCGGACGTCTGGCAGCTGGTCACCGATCAGGGCGATGTCGTGCGACTGGAAGGGGATAGCTGCCTGACGCTGAGCGAGACGCCGGACGGCCTGTGGTTGCCGGAAGTGCCGGTGCGTTTCGGGCTTGCCGCGCGCCTGCACCGCAATCTCTACTATCGGCTGCTCGAGAGCGCCGAGACGCATGAGCAGGAAGACGGCAGCCTGACACTCGGCTTCATGAGCGGTGGGCGCTTCCAGATCCTGGGGCAGCTGGCGGCTGATGAGCTCGAGGTCTGA
- a CDS encoding ATP-dependent helicase has product MSSPLPPIEPDSAAPLGADSAASPLALAVDQLTQRLTDQQRAVVAHRGRHARVAAVAGSGKTTTLVARVLSLLAEGIPAQRILVLMFNRSAREDFVAKLAQSAPPGTRLPDIRTFHSIGHRLTTTLVRWGSLEPRELIQQDWALERLLKQAAQRALGDADRADREAALEGERLEALAQFCDLVKAEMCEPTLLYERMNLGEHTGHFVESFAQLEQLLEQYGQMTYADLLYRPLRQLEREPETRARIQGHLQHVIIDEYQDINEAQQRMLALLAGAPTGEASLGESSPGESSLGKASSPGEVSPAASGALAEVMAVGDANQCIYEWRGARPDYMLTRFAESFAAPLDFPLSYTFRHGHRLALAANHAIAANARRPDQLCLAAPGTPPTRLFEGQGAASLVAALTAWRESGRSGAEAAVLVRSWALSVPVQLQLLKAGIPFRLGQGDRFVFRLPLVQALAGYLELARDATRLRDPAHLLLLFTQPTAFVARERLERLCQQLADSQRWPRKEDPILEGLKPLQRRNLHKRWKLLCDLPALGDWAPARLLRHVVDELEADKVLRRAAARRDKGEEDVRLLDVLIEQAGELANDPDAFINLLRNPVEDAADGVLITTVHGAKGLEWPLVGLWGMNEEDFPAYSRDNPLSPERLEEERRLCYVGVTRAREQLHLWRDGGTHTPSRFLAELCVEDCTRLGDWIHGAGKRARLARLQAEDGDEAARESADGSDERLRVAAPALGEAYLARLPLARHGITPPTLEALPKKAAKSPGKPASKSTAQGQSSSGGTYARGARQGNCSPRGEPAVLRRVGDWEVGQRLRHESFGEGVIEEVSGNEANPLIEVRFADGNKRRLIATRAPLTVL; this is encoded by the coding sequence ATGTCGTCACCACTTCCTCCCATCGAGCCCGACAGCGCCGCGCCCCTTGGGGCAGATTCCGCAGCATCGCCACTGGCGCTGGCCGTCGATCAGCTGACGCAGCGATTGACGGATCAGCAGCGCGCCGTGGTGGCACATCGCGGACGACACGCACGGGTGGCGGCGGTGGCGGGGTCGGGCAAGACCACCACGCTGGTGGCGCGGGTGCTGAGCCTGCTGGCGGAAGGCATACCGGCGCAGCGGATTCTGGTGCTGATGTTCAACCGCTCGGCGCGTGAGGACTTCGTCGCCAAGCTGGCGCAGTCGGCCCCGCCGGGCACACGGCTGCCCGACATCCGCACCTTCCACTCCATCGGCCATCGCCTGACCACCACTCTGGTGCGCTGGGGCAGCCTCGAGCCGCGCGAACTCATCCAGCAGGACTGGGCATTGGAGCGTCTGCTCAAGCAGGCCGCCCAGCGTGCGCTGGGCGATGCCGATCGCGCCGATCGTGAGGCAGCGCTGGAAGGCGAGCGCCTTGAAGCGCTCGCCCAGTTCTGTGATCTGGTCAAGGCCGAGATGTGCGAGCCGACGCTGCTGTACGAGCGCATGAACCTCGGCGAGCACACCGGCCACTTCGTCGAGTCCTTCGCCCAGCTTGAGCAGCTGCTCGAGCAGTACGGCCAGATGACCTATGCCGATCTGCTCTACCGGCCGCTGCGCCAGCTGGAGAGGGAGCCCGAGACCCGCGCGCGCATCCAGGGGCATCTGCAGCACGTCATCATCGATGAGTATCAGGACATCAATGAGGCGCAGCAGCGCATGCTGGCGCTGCTGGCGGGTGCGCCAACAGGCGAGGCGTCGCTCGGCGAGTCGTCGCCCGGCGAGTCGTCGCTCGGCAAAGCCTCCTCGCCCGGCGAAGTGTCGCCCGCAGCCTCCGGCGCCTTGGCAGAAGTCATGGCGGTGGGGGATGCCAACCAGTGCATCTACGAGTGGCGTGGCGCGCGGCCTGACTACATGCTGACGCGCTTCGCCGAGAGCTTCGCCGCGCCACTGGATTTCCCGCTCAGCTATACCTTCCGCCACGGTCACCGTCTGGCACTGGCGGCCAATCACGCCATCGCCGCCAATGCGCGCCGTCCGGACCAGCTGTGTCTGGCCGCGCCCGGCACGCCGCCGACGCGCTTGTTCGAAGGCCAGGGCGCCGCCAGTCTGGTCGCGGCGCTCACGGCCTGGCGAGAGTCGGGGCGCAGTGGCGCCGAGGCCGCCGTGCTGGTGCGCAGCTGGGCGCTGTCGGTACCGGTGCAGTTGCAGCTGCTCAAGGCCGGCATTCCCTTCCGACTGGGGCAGGGGGATCGCTTCGTGTTCCGCCTGCCGCTGGTGCAGGCGCTGGCGGGCTATCTGGAGCTGGCGCGTGATGCCACGCGTCTGCGCGACCCGGCGCACCTGCTGCTGCTGTTCACCCAGCCCACCGCCTTCGTCGCGCGCGAGCGCCTCGAGCGTCTGTGTCAGCAACTGGCCGACAGCCAGCGCTGGCCACGCAAGGAAGACCCTATCCTCGAGGGGCTCAAGCCGCTGCAACGCCGCAACCTGCACAAGCGCTGGAAGCTGTTGTGCGATCTGCCTGCGCTGGGCGATTGGGCGCCCGCGCGGCTGCTGCGCCATGTGGTCGATGAGCTGGAAGCCGACAAGGTGCTGCGCCGTGCCGCGGCCCGGCGTGACAAGGGCGAGGAAGATGTACGCCTGCTGGATGTGCTGATCGAGCAGGCGGGGGAGCTTGCCAATGACCCCGACGCCTTCATCAATCTGCTGCGCAATCCGGTCGAGGACGCCGCCGACGGCGTGCTGATCACCACGGTGCACGGGGCCAAGGGGCTGGAGTGGCCGCTGGTGGGGCTGTGGGGCATGAACGAGGAAGACTTCCCGGCCTACTCGCGTGACAACCCGCTGTCGCCGGAGCGCCTCGAGGAGGAGCGACGCCTGTGCTACGTCGGCGTGACGCGTGCTCGCGAGCAGCTGCACCTGTGGCGTGACGGCGGCACGCATACGCCAAGCCGCTTCTTGGCCGAGCTGTGCGTGGAGGACTGCACCCGCCTCGGCGACTGGATTCACGGTGCCGGCAAGCGTGCCAGACTCGCCCGTCTGCAGGCCGAGGACGGTGATGAGGCCGCCCGCGAGTCAGCGGACGGCAGCGATGAGCGCCTGCGTGTGGCGGCACCGGCACTTGGCGAGGCCTATCTGGCGCGACTGCCTCTGGCACGCCACGGCATCACGCCACCGACGCTGGAAGCGCTGCCGAAGAAGGCCGCCAAGTCCCCGGGCAAGCCGGCCAGCAAGTCGACTGCACAAGGCCAGTCAAGCTCTGGCGGCACCTATGCTCGCGGCGCTCGACAGGGCAATTGCTCTCCACGTGGCGAGCCGGCCGTGCTGCGACGCGTCGGTGATTGGGAGGTCGGTCAGCGCTTGCGCCACGAGAGTTTCGGGGAGGGGGTGATCGAAGAGGTCTCCGGCAATGAGGCCAATCCGCTGATCGAGGTGCGCTTCGCCGATGGCAACAAGCGCCGCCTGATCGCCACGCGCGCCCCGCTGACAGTCTTGTGA
- a CDS encoding sulfurtransferase codes for MAQYPDPAALAAASVSASSLLVPDQRQAPLIDASQLVTQLAMAGLKSPVVLDCRARLDDGGAGERLWREGHLPGAIHVDMDRDLSAAVREDGVGGRHPLPSHQATAELFRRLGITPEQQVVVYDDMGGQMAAARLWWMLTWAVHPDVRVLDGGIQAWNQAMGELKRAPAQPVTPTPSDWQPSFDDSLLVSAEQVAATDDSLLDARGEARFRGEQEPVDPVAGHIPGAFCRPTPSNLEANGRFKDRMSLVRELRSLLPAESGVIAYCGSGISACQNILAFAIAGLPLPRLYAGSWSDWISDPARPVATGEASEKSPHAPAR; via the coding sequence ATGGCTCAGTATCCCGATCCTGCCGCATTGGCGGCAGCCTCCGTCTCCGCCTCATCGCTGCTGGTGCCGGACCAGCGCCAGGCACCCCTGATCGATGCCAGTCAGCTGGTGACTCAGCTGGCGATGGCGGGCCTCAAGTCGCCCGTGGTGCTGGATTGCCGTGCGCGTCTCGATGATGGGGGAGCCGGCGAGCGTCTGTGGCGTGAAGGCCATCTGCCGGGTGCCATCCATGTCGATATGGACCGCGATCTGTCGGCCGCCGTGCGCGAGGACGGTGTGGGCGGGCGGCATCCGCTGCCGTCACATCAGGCGACGGCCGAGCTGTTCCGCCGCCTCGGCATCACGCCTGAGCAGCAGGTGGTGGTCTATGACGACATGGGCGGCCAGATGGCGGCGGCGCGGCTGTGGTGGATGCTGACCTGGGCCGTGCATCCGGATGTGCGGGTGCTGGATGGCGGCATTCAGGCCTGGAATCAGGCCATGGGCGAGCTCAAGCGTGCACCTGCCCAACCGGTGACCCCCACGCCCAGCGACTGGCAGCCAAGCTTTGATGACAGCCTGCTGGTCAGTGCCGAGCAGGTGGCCGCCACGGATGACAGCTTGCTGGATGCCCGCGGCGAGGCGCGTTTTCGCGGTGAGCAGGAGCCGGTCGATCCGGTGGCAGGCCATATCCCCGGCGCATTCTGCCGACCGACCCCCAGCAATCTGGAAGCCAATGGTCGCTTCAAGGACCGCATGAGCCTGGTGCGTGAATTGCGCAGCCTGTTGCCGGCAGAGAGTGGGGTGATCGCCTACTGTGGTTCCGGCATCAGTGCCTGTCAGAACATCCTGGCCTTCGCGATCGCCGGTCTGCCTCTGCCGCGGCTGTATGCCGGCTCCTGGAGTGACTGGATCAGTGATCCCGCGCGCCCGGTCGCCACCGGTGAGGCCAGCGAGAAGTCGCCGCACGCGCCAGCGCGATGA
- a CDS encoding dicarboxylate/amino acid:cation symporter gives MSVTRQILLALGLGILSGLALNAGAGALPEGSVAWLDSHLLTPVGQIFLRLLQFVVVPMVFGALIMSLTNREGGADVGRHAGRLLGSYVVTSAVALTLGMLVAHWLMPGSGAESLVDSAPEGRNADSIAQWLVGLVPNNPFTALGGGGLLQVIFAAALIGLAMRALPQESAPLHRVIESGYTVSLKVLSFVLKLAPVGVFALITSVIATQGLDLLMRLGMYVIGLIIALALMALLYLVLLAVTGARPLAFVRHFGQSLGFAFGTASSGATLPLALGNARDYGMNDSLASFALPFGTALKRDGAAVMQGFNALFVAQLFGIDVTTSLVLTVFTTGLLVSFSTAGVPGAGLVAMTTVLGAAGLPLEGVAVVAGVDRFTDGLRTALNVMGNCANAALLERFDSRKPAAQPRTQA, from the coding sequence ATGTCCGTCACACGCCAGATATTGCTCGCCCTGGGGCTGGGCATTCTCAGTGGCCTTGCCCTGAACGCCGGGGCAGGCGCTCTGCCCGAAGGCAGCGTCGCCTGGCTCGACAGCCACCTGCTGACACCGGTGGGCCAGATCTTCCTGCGTCTGCTGCAATTCGTGGTGGTACCGATGGTGTTCGGCGCCCTGATCATGAGCCTGACCAACCGCGAAGGCGGTGCCGATGTCGGTCGCCATGCCGGACGCCTGCTGGGCAGTTACGTGGTCACCAGCGCCGTGGCGCTGACGCTGGGCATGCTGGTCGCACATTGGCTGATGCCGGGCAGCGGCGCCGAGAGCCTGGTGGATTCCGCACCTGAAGGTCGCAACGCCGACAGCATCGCCCAGTGGCTGGTGGGTCTGGTACCCAACAACCCCTTCACCGCGCTGGGTGGCGGCGGCCTGCTGCAGGTCATCTTCGCGGCTGCCCTGATCGGGCTGGCGATGCGCGCCCTGCCACAGGAAAGCGCACCGCTGCATCGCGTGATCGAGAGCGGTTACACCGTCAGCCTCAAGGTACTGTCCTTCGTGCTCAAGCTGGCGCCGGTGGGGGTCTTCGCGCTGATCACCTCGGTGATCGCCACCCAGGGGCTGGACCTGCTGATGCGCCTGGGCATGTACGTGATCGGCCTGATCATCGCGCTGGCGCTGATGGCACTGCTCTATCTGGTGCTGCTGGCCGTCACCGGTGCCCGCCCGCTGGCCTTCGTGCGCCACTTCGGCCAGAGCCTGGGCTTCGCCTTCGGTACCGCAAGCTCCGGCGCGACCCTGCCGCTGGCGCTGGGCAATGCCCGCGACTACGGCATGAATGACTCCCTGGCCAGCTTCGCACTGCCCTTCGGCACGGCACTCAAGCGGGATGGTGCCGCCGTGATGCAGGGCTTCAATGCGCTGTTCGTGGCGCAGCTGTTCGGCATCGATGTCACCACCTCGTTGGTGCTCACCGTGTTCACCACCGGCCTGCTGGTCAGCTTCTCCACGGCAGGCGTGCCGGGTGCGGGGCTGGTCGCGATGACCACCGTACTGGGTGCTGCAGGCCTGCCACTGGAAGGTGTGGCAGTGGTCGCCGGGGTGGACCGCTTCACCGATGGCCTGCGCACCGCCCTCAACGTGATGGGCAACTGCGCCAACGCCGCCCTGCTGGAGCGCTTCGATTCGCGCAAGCCCGCCGCACAGCCCAGGACGCAAGCGTAA
- a CDS encoding electron transfer flavoprotein-ubiquinone oxidoreductase, producing the protein MEREFMDFDVVIVGAGPSGLAAACRLMQQANAAEQELTVCVVEKGSEVGAHILSGAVLEPRALTELFPDWAERGAPLKTAVTRDEVVLLKEDQKAQVIPNALVPRTMHNDGNYIISAGNLTRWLGEQAEELGVEIFPGFAAQEVLHGEDGTVRGIVVGDMGVAADGSEKDGHMPGMELRGKYTLFAEGCRGHLGKQLISRFSLDSEADAQHYGIGLKELWDVPAEQHQPGLVVHGSGWPLKGNAEGGFFLYHTDDQQVVVGLIVDLAYDNPYLSPFDEFQRMKQHPTLARHLEGGKRVSYGARAIAKGGLNCLPKMSFPGGLLIGCDAGTLNFAKIKGLHTAMKSGMLAAESVFDAIKNGDEGGEDLVDFGKRFKDSWAYEELDASRSFGPAMHKYGTFLGGAYNFLDQLTGGRLPTLHDTTPDYARMRPAAECTKIEYPKPDGKLSFDKLSSVFLSNTNHEEDQPCHLRLSDPDLPVRDNLPRYAEPAQRYCPAGVYEIVEEAGEPQFQINFQNCVHCKTCDIKDPAQNITWVAPEGGGGPNYPNM; encoded by the coding sequence ATGGAACGCGAATTCATGGATTTCGACGTGGTCATCGTCGGTGCCGGCCCTTCCGGCCTGGCGGCGGCCTGCCGGCTGATGCAGCAGGCCAATGCGGCCGAGCAGGAGCTGACGGTCTGCGTGGTCGAGAAAGGTTCTGAAGTCGGCGCGCACATCCTGTCCGGCGCCGTGCTCGAACCGCGTGCACTGACCGAGCTGTTCCCCGACTGGGCCGAGCGCGGTGCACCGCTCAAGACGGCCGTCACCCGTGACGAAGTCGTGCTGCTCAAGGAGGACCAGAAAGCGCAGGTCATTCCCAATGCGCTGGTCCCCAGGACCATGCACAACGATGGCAACTACATCATCAGCGCCGGCAACCTGACGCGCTGGCTGGGCGAACAGGCCGAGGAGCTGGGCGTCGAGATCTTCCCGGGCTTCGCCGCCCAGGAAGTGCTGCATGGCGAGGATGGCACGGTGCGCGGCATCGTGGTCGGTGACATGGGCGTGGCCGCCGATGGCAGCGAGAAGGATGGTCATATGCCGGGCATGGAGCTGCGCGGCAAGTACACCCTGTTCGCCGAGGGTTGCCGTGGCCACCTGGGCAAGCAACTGATCTCGCGCTTCTCCCTCGACAGCGAGGCGGATGCCCAGCACTACGGCATCGGCTTGAAGGAGCTGTGGGATGTGCCCGCCGAACAGCACCAGCCGGGGCTGGTGGTACACGGCAGCGGCTGGCCGCTCAAGGGCAACGCCGAAGGCGGTTTCTTCCTCTACCACACCGATGACCAGCAGGTGGTGGTGGGACTGATCGTCGATCTCGCCTACGACAATCCGTACCTGTCGCCCTTCGATGAATTCCAGCGCATGAAGCAGCACCCGACTCTGGCCCGCCATCTCGAGGGCGGCAAGCGTGTCTCCTACGGGGCGCGTGCCATCGCCAAGGGCGGCCTCAACTGCCTGCCCAAGATGAGCTTCCCGGGCGGCCTGCTGATCGGCTGTGACGCCGGCACCCTCAACTTCGCCAAGATCAAGGGTCTGCACACCGCGATGAAGTCCGGCATGCTGGCGGCGGAAAGCGTGTTCGACGCCATCAAGAACGGAGACGAAGGCGGTGAAGACCTGGTCGACTTCGGCAAGCGCTTCAAGGACAGCTGGGCCTATGAGGAGCTGGACGCCTCGCGCAGCTTCGGCCCGGCCATGCACAAGTACGGCACCTTCCTGGGAGGCGCCTACAACTTCCTCGACCAGCTGACGGGCGGCCGCCTGCCGACCCTGCATGACACCACGCCGGATTACGCGCGCATGCGCCCGGCGGCTGAGTGCACGAAGATCGAGTACCCCAAGCCGGACGGCAAGCTGTCCTTCGACAAGCTGTCCTCGGTGTTCCTCTCCAACACCAACCACGAGGAAGACCAGCCGTGTCACCTGCGCCTGTCCGACCCGGATCTGCCGGTGCGTGACAACCTGCCGCGCTATGCCGAGCCTGCCCAACGCTACTGTCCGGCCGGTGTCTACGAGATCGTCGAGGAAGCCGGTGAGCCGCAGTTCCAGATCAATTTCCAGAACTGCGTGCACTGCAAGACCTGTGACATCAAGGACCCGGCGCAGAACATCACCTGGGTCGCACCGGAAGGCGGCGGTGGCCCCAACTACCCCAACATGTAA
- a CDS encoding electron transfer flavoprotein subunit beta/FixA family protein, with the protein MKVLVAVKRVIDYNVKIRVKADQSDVDLTNVKMAMNPFCEIAVEEAVRLKEKGVATEVVAVTIGPKAAQEQLRTALALGADRAVQVMTDDAVDSLGVAKLLAKVVEEEQPGLVILGKQSIDADNNQTGQMLAALTGMGQGTFASEVVVDGESVNVTREIDGGLQTVKLNLPAVVTTDLRLNEPRYAKLPDIMKAKKKPLDVKTPEELGVSTASKVSLVKVTPPAERQGGIKVGSVDELVDKLKNEAKVIS; encoded by the coding sequence ATGAAAGTACTCGTCGCGGTGAAACGCGTCATCGATTACAACGTCAAGATTCGCGTCAAGGCTGACCAGTCTGACGTCGATCTGACCAACGTCAAGATGGCCATGAACCCCTTCTGCGAGATCGCCGTCGAAGAAGCGGTGCGTCTGAAGGAAAAAGGCGTGGCGACCGAAGTCGTGGCCGTCACCATCGGCCCGAAGGCCGCCCAGGAACAGCTGCGTACCGCGCTGGCGCTGGGTGCCGATCGCGCCGTGCAGGTGATGACCGATGATGCCGTCGACTCGCTGGGCGTGGCCAAACTGCTGGCCAAGGTGGTCGAGGAAGAACAGCCCGGCCTGGTGATTCTCGGCAAGCAGTCCATCGATGCCGACAACAACCAGACCGGTCAGATGCTGGCGGCACTCACCGGCATGGGGCAGGGGACCTTCGCCTCCGAGGTGGTCGTCGATGGCGAGAGCGTCAACGTCACTCGCGAGATCGATGGCGGTCTGCAGACCGTCAAGCTGAACCTGCCGGCGGTGGTCACCACTGACCTGCGCCTGAATGAGCCGCGCTACGCCAAGCTGCCGGACATCATGAAGGCCAAGAAGAAGCCGCTGGACGTCAAGACGCCGGAAGAGCTGGGTGTCTCCACGGCTTCCAAGGTGTCACTGGTCAAGGTCACGCCGCCGGCCGAGCGTCAGGGCGGTATCAAGGTCGGCTCCGTCGATGAGCTGGTGGACAAACTCAAGAACGAAGCAAAGGTGATCTCATGA